From Lepus europaeus isolate LE1 chromosome 3, mLepTim1.pri, whole genome shotgun sequence, a single genomic window includes:
- the TPMT gene encoding thiopurine S-methyltransferase: MDDARTVLDIKEYPDTEVQKNRVLTLEEWQDKWVSRKIGFHQEQGHKLLKKHLDAFLKGESGLRVFFPLCGKAVEMKWFADRGHSVVGVEISELGILEFFSEQNLSYSEEPITEVPGAKVFKSSAGNISLYCCSIFDLPRLNIGKFDRIWDRGALVAVNPSDRKRYADVMLSLLKEGFHYLLAVLSYDPTKHAGPPFYVPDAEIKMLFDTKCKIHCLEKVDAFEERHKSWGIDYIFEKLYLLTEK; encoded by the exons ATGGATGATGCAAGGACTGTACTTGATATTAAAGAGTACCCTGACACCGAGGTACAAAAAAACCGAGTACTAACTCTGGAAGAATGGCAAGACAAGTGGGTGAGCCGCAAAATTGGCTTTCATCAAGAGCAAGGACACAA gcTATTAAAGAAGCATCTGGATGCTTTTCTGAAAGGCGAGAGTGGACTGAGGGTGTTTTTTCCTCTTTGTGGAAAAGCAGTCGAGATGAAATG GTTTGCAGACCGAGGACACAGCGTAGTTGGTGTAGAAATCAGTGAACTTGGGATACTGGAATTTTTCTCGGAGCAGAATCTTTCTTACTCGGAAGAACCAATCACTGAAGTTCCTGGAGCCAAAGTGTTTAAG AGTTCTGCGGGGAATATCTCATTGTACTGTTGCAGCATTTTTGATCTTCCCAG ACTAAATATCGGGAAATTTGACAGAATTTGGGATAGAGGAGCATTAGTGGCTGTTAATCCAAGCGATCGAAAACG CTATGCAGATGTCATGTTGTCCCTGCTGAAGGAAGGGTTCCACTACCTCCTGGCTGTGCTTTCTTACGACCCAACTAAACACGCAG GCCCACCATTTTATGTTCCTGATGCCGAAATTAAAATGTTGTTTG aTACAAAATGCAAGATTCATTGTCTTGAGAAGGTTGATGCATTTGAAGAGCGACATAAAAGTTGGGGAATTGACTACATTTTCGAAAAGCTATATCTACTTACTGAAAAGTAA